A genomic region of Runella rosea contains the following coding sequences:
- a CDS encoding TIM barrel protein, which yields MQLEKYKIQQHNDDLLKAHERRLSYITSEIENAEAIIQKVVDFQIAIPSWALGTGGTRFGRFSGGGEPRTLEEKIEDVGLLHSLNQSSGAISLHIPWDIPQDAKAIKALAAQHGLKFDAVNSNTFQDQPDQALTYKFGSLQNVNKAIRKQAIEHNIEVIKQGIELGSESLTVWLSDGSCFPGQLNFRKAYQNTLESLQEIYAALPENWKLFLEYKAFEPNFYSTTVADWGQSYSYVQKLGNKAYTLVDLGHHLPNANIEQIVALLLMEGKLGGFHFNDSKYGDDDLTAGSIKPYQLFLIFNELVEGMDARGMNHATDLGWMIDASHNVKDPLEDLLQSVEGIMMSYAQALSVDRKALEEAQNNNDVVRAQEILQNAFRTDVRALVAEARLRAGGALNPLELYRSQKVRENLIAERGLKTVATGL from the coding sequence ATGCAACTCGAAAAATACAAGATACAACAACACAACGACGACCTGCTCAAAGCCCACGAGCGCCGTTTGAGCTACATTACTTCCGAAATCGAAAACGCGGAAGCCATCATCCAAAAAGTCGTTGATTTTCAAATTGCCATTCCGTCCTGGGCATTGGGTACGGGCGGCACCCGTTTCGGGCGTTTTTCGGGCGGCGGTGAACCGCGTACATTGGAAGAAAAAATTGAAGACGTGGGTCTGTTGCATTCTTTAAATCAATCTAGCGGAGCTATTTCACTGCACATCCCGTGGGATATTCCCCAAGATGCCAAAGCCATCAAAGCCTTGGCAGCGCAACACGGTTTAAAGTTTGACGCCGTCAATTCCAACACCTTTCAGGATCAGCCTGATCAAGCCCTTACTTACAAATTCGGCTCGTTGCAAAACGTCAATAAAGCCATCCGCAAACAGGCGATTGAGCACAATATTGAGGTAATCAAACAAGGTATTGAGCTGGGTTCAGAATCTTTAACGGTGTGGCTTTCAGACGGCTCGTGCTTCCCAGGTCAATTAAATTTTCGTAAAGCGTACCAAAATACGCTCGAAAGTTTGCAAGAAATCTACGCGGCTTTGCCAGAAAACTGGAAGCTGTTTTTGGAATATAAAGCCTTCGAACCCAATTTTTATTCAACCACCGTCGCCGATTGGGGACAATCGTATTCGTACGTTCAGAAGCTCGGCAACAAAGCCTACACATTAGTAGATTTGGGCCACCATTTACCCAACGCCAACATTGAACAAATCGTTGCGTTGCTGCTAATGGAAGGAAAACTAGGTGGGTTTCACTTCAACGATTCTAAATACGGCGACGACGACTTAACTGCAGGTTCAATAAAGCCGTATCAGTTATTTTTGATTTTTAACGAGTTAGTAGAAGGAATGGACGCACGCGGCATGAATCACGCCACCGATTTGGGTTGGATGATTGATGCTTCACACAACGTTAAAGATCCCCTCGAAGATTTGCTACAATCGGTCGAAGGCATCATGATGTCGTACGCGCAAGCGCTATCGGTAGATAGAAAAGCGCTCGAAGAAGCCCAAAATAATAACGACGTGGTGCGGGCACAAGAGATTTTGCAAAACGCGTTCCGAACCGACGTTCGCGCTTTGGTCGCCGAAGCTCGTTTGCGGGCGGGTGGGGCCTTGAATCCTTTGGAATTGTACCGAAGTCAAAAAGTACGCGAGAATCTCATCGCCGAAAGAGGACTCAAAACAGTAGCGACCGGTTTGTAA
- a CDS encoding bifunctional aldolase/short-chain dehydrogenase, producing the protein MSATTIQFKHVSYLWDDAKAAELAGDEVALFIYRSNILGADLRLTNYGGGNTSVKITDKDPLTAKDTEVMWIKGSGGDIGTLKKSGCAALYLDRLRSLENVYRGLEFEDEMVELFNHCIFDLASKAPSIDTPLHGFLPFAHIDHLHPDAAIAIAAAKDGKKITNELFNGEVGWVEWQRPGFELGLQLRACLEEAAAKGIKLRGIMLGSHGLFTWGDTSYESYINTLEVIEKCAEYLEANYGKTRPVFGGQKIESLSAEDRQKQAAKLAPVLRGFCSSYRTMVGHFTDDARVLEFINSNDLEKLAPLGTSCPDHFLRTKISPLVLTLAPDEDLSDVAALKEKLLPGFVAYRELYTDYYETCKHPNSPAMRDPNPVVILYPGVGMFTFSKDKTTARLASEYYINAVNVMKGAEAVSEYTSLPRQEAFNIEYWLLEEAKLQRMPKPKALSGRVALITGSAGGIGKAIARRFAEEGAVVVLNDINEERLAGAKEEFVKKFGKDAVSTTLLNVTDAQSILSAMDAAALAFGGVDIIVNNAGISISKPIEAHTIEDWDKLYDILVKGQFLVTQAGIAVMRKQGFGGDVINIVSKNALVSGPNNAGYGSAKAAQLHLSRLNAAELGGDKIRVNTVNPDAVIADSNIWAGGWAEGRAKAYGITVEELPAYYAKRTLLNEAILPDDIANACFAFVGGLLSKSTGNVLNVDGGVAMAFVR; encoded by the coding sequence ATGTCAGCGACAACCATTCAATTTAAGCATGTAAGCTACCTTTGGGATGACGCCAAAGCCGCCGAGTTGGCGGGCGATGAAGTAGCTCTCTTTATCTATCGCTCCAATATCCTTGGTGCTGACCTTCGCCTAACAAATTACGGTGGAGGAAATACGTCCGTCAAAATTACGGATAAGGACCCACTTACCGCAAAGGATACGGAAGTAATGTGGATTAAAGGTTCAGGAGGGGATATAGGTACCCTCAAAAAATCGGGTTGTGCAGCGTTGTATCTGGATCGTTTGCGTAGTTTGGAGAATGTTTATCGCGGCTTAGAGTTTGAAGATGAAATGGTAGAGTTGTTCAACCATTGTATCTTCGATTTAGCGTCAAAAGCGCCTTCTATTGATACTCCTTTACACGGTTTTTTACCGTTTGCTCATATCGACCACCTTCACCCCGATGCAGCGATTGCAATTGCGGCGGCCAAAGATGGCAAAAAGATTACAAATGAACTCTTCAACGGCGAAGTGGGCTGGGTAGAATGGCAACGCCCGGGCTTTGAATTAGGCCTTCAACTTCGTGCCTGTTTGGAAGAAGCCGCCGCCAAAGGCATCAAATTGCGCGGTATCATGCTCGGCTCGCATGGTTTATTTACATGGGGGGATACTTCTTATGAAAGTTACATCAACACGCTCGAAGTCATCGAAAAGTGTGCTGAGTATTTGGAAGCAAATTACGGCAAAACCCGCCCAGTATTTGGTGGTCAGAAAATTGAAAGCCTGTCGGCAGAAGACCGTCAAAAACAAGCGGCTAAATTAGCCCCTGTATTGCGCGGTTTTTGTTCGTCATACCGCACCATGGTTGGTCATTTTACAGACGACGCACGCGTCTTGGAATTTATCAACTCCAACGATTTGGAAAAATTGGCGCCTTTGGGCACTTCTTGTCCTGACCACTTCCTCCGTACCAAAATCAGCCCGTTGGTGTTGACGCTGGCCCCTGATGAAGATTTGTCGGATGTAGCGGCCCTGAAAGAAAAACTTCTGCCTGGCTTTGTGGCCTACCGCGAGTTATACACCGATTACTACGAAACCTGTAAACATCCCAACTCGCCCGCCATGCGCGACCCCAACCCGGTGGTTATTCTGTACCCCGGCGTAGGAATGTTTACGTTCTCAAAAGATAAAACAACGGCCCGTTTGGCCTCTGAATACTACATCAACGCCGTCAACGTAATGAAAGGCGCCGAGGCAGTATCAGAATACACCTCATTGCCCCGTCAGGAGGCTTTCAACATTGAATATTGGCTGTTGGAAGAAGCTAAACTTCAACGTATGCCCAAGCCAAAAGCGCTTTCTGGACGCGTAGCGTTGATTACGGGAAGTGCGGGCGGAATCGGAAAAGCCATCGCTCGTCGTTTTGCCGAAGAGGGAGCAGTAGTGGTTTTGAACGATATCAATGAAGAACGTCTGGCGGGAGCTAAAGAAGAATTTGTGAAGAAATTCGGTAAAGATGCCGTGTCGACCACGCTTCTGAACGTGACCGATGCCCAGAGCATTTTATCGGCAATGGACGCCGCCGCCTTGGCCTTTGGCGGTGTGGATATCATTGTCAACAACGCAGGAATCAGCATCTCTAAACCCATTGAAGCCCACACGATTGAAGATTGGGATAAACTGTACGACATTTTGGTCAAAGGTCAATTCCTCGTTACCCAAGCGGGTATCGCGGTAATGCGCAAGCAAGGCTTTGGCGGTGATGTTATCAATATTGTGAGTAAAAATGCCTTGGTATCAGGACCAAACAACGCAGGTTATGGTTCGGCCAAAGCTGCTCAATTGCATTTAAGCCGACTTAATGCGGCCGAATTAGGCGGTGATAAGATTCGCGTCAATACCGTCAATCCAGACGCGGTTATTGCCGATTCAAATATTTGGGCTGGTGGCTGGGCCGAAGGCCGCGCCAAAGCCTACGGCATTACGGTAGAGGAATTACCCGCATATTATGCCAAACGAACATTGTTGAACGAGGCTATTTTGCCCGACGACATTGCCAATGCCTGCTTCGCCTTCGTGGGAGGGTTGCTCAGCAAATCGACTGGTAACGTGTTGAACGTAGACGGTGGTGTAGCAATGGCTTTTGTTCGTTAA
- a CDS encoding NAD(P)H-quinone oxidoreductase: MKAVIVSQTGGPEVLNLQERPLPVPILQDVLIRVYAAGVNRADLLMRQGRYGVSGQAPVEPLGLEIAGVVEQIGSSVSRWKVGDRVCALIRHGGYAEYALANAHHCLPIPEGLSFEEAACLPETSMTVWDNVFRRMRLQKGENLLVHGGTSGIGVTAIQLAKALGAQVFATAGTDEKCRFCEELGAIKCVNYKTQNFEDVLKPVGMDAILDYIGGEYTSKNIRLLRTDGRLCFIASLGGAQTQFNILEVMSKRLTITGSMLAPRDDEFKAALAAEVEKRVWPLIATGQYKPIIYKTFPLSEAAEAHRLMESSEHIGKIVLVP, encoded by the coding sequence ATGAAAGCAGTTATTGTTTCCCAAACGGGCGGGCCCGAAGTCCTGAATTTGCAAGAACGTCCCTTGCCCGTACCTATACTGCAAGACGTACTGATTCGGGTTTATGCAGCAGGGGTCAACCGGGCCGACTTATTGATGCGTCAAGGGCGTTACGGGGTTTCGGGTCAGGCGCCTGTCGAGCCGTTGGGCTTAGAAATCGCGGGGGTAGTGGAGCAAATAGGCTCTTCGGTCAGCCGCTGGAAAGTAGGCGACCGGGTATGCGCGCTCATTCGTCACGGTGGCTACGCCGAATATGCCTTGGCCAATGCCCATCATTGTTTACCCATTCCAGAAGGCCTTTCGTTTGAAGAGGCCGCCTGTTTGCCCGAGACAAGCATGACCGTATGGGATAATGTATTTCGACGGATGCGCTTACAAAAGGGTGAAAATCTGCTTGTTCACGGCGGCACAAGCGGTATTGGGGTCACCGCCATTCAATTGGCAAAAGCACTTGGAGCACAGGTATTTGCTACCGCAGGAACGGATGAAAAATGTCGATTTTGTGAAGAATTGGGGGCGATAAAGTGCGTAAATTACAAAACCCAAAATTTTGAGGATGTCCTTAAACCTGTCGGGATGGACGCTATTTTGGATTACATTGGTGGAGAGTATACCTCCAAAAATATACGTCTGCTGCGTACCGATGGTCGTTTGTGTTTTATTGCCAGCTTGGGCGGCGCACAAACGCAGTTTAATATTTTGGAAGTGATGAGCAAACGCCTCACCATCACGGGAAGCATGCTTGCCCCCCGTGATGATGAATTTAAAGCGGCTTTGGCAGCCGAAGTAGAAAAACGCGTTTGGCCCCTCATTGCCACGGGTCAATACAAACCGATTATCTATAAAACATTCCCCCTCAGCGAGGCGGCCGAAGCCCACCGCTTGATGGAAAGCTCCGAGCACATCGGAAAAATCGTTCTTGTACCTTAA
- a CDS encoding serine hydrolase domain-containing protein: MPLNHFCRAITLVLLSAIPLFSQTGTRQAPPLLSAATPESVGMYSERLNRLDGMIQSYIDKGAFPGVAAIVVRNGKIVYYKAFGKADLESNKPLAKDAIYRIASMTKAITSLAVMMLHEEGKIMLDDPISKYIPAFAKPVVLDQFNPKDSSFTTVPAKREISVRHLLTHMSGINYNVISSDERLRAIYTKAGIVDAFTTENLKIGDNIQKLAKLPLNHQPGEKWTYGLSVDVLGYLVEIASGMTLDQFFQQRIFAPLGMKDTYFYLPDSKKDRLVPLYSEDKDKKLVKGTTNSLSANPNYPIEGAKTFYSGGGGLSSTAYDYAIFLHMLLNGGVYNGKRLLSRKAVELFTNTNQSGTLFPDPRSYFSLGFSVIGEAGRSKGLGSVGTFSWGGAFSTNYFADPKEKICAVIMKQMWPTSYGGEIDRKFEMMIYQSLDD, from the coding sequence ATGCCATTGAATCATTTTTGCCGTGCCATAACCTTGGTGCTGTTGTCAGCAATACCACTTTTTTCTCAAACGGGTACTCGACAAGCCCCGCCCTTGCTGTCGGCGGCTACGCCTGAGTCGGTGGGGATGTACTCAGAGCGACTCAATCGACTGGACGGCATGATTCAGTCGTATATCGACAAAGGCGCTTTTCCGGGCGTGGCGGCCATTGTGGTTCGTAATGGTAAAATTGTGTACTACAAAGCCTTCGGAAAAGCGGATCTTGAAAGCAATAAACCGTTGGCCAAAGACGCCATCTACCGCATTGCTTCCATGACCAAAGCCATTACCTCACTGGCCGTGATGATGCTGCACGAAGAAGGAAAAATCATGCTCGATGACCCCATCAGCAAATACATTCCAGCGTTTGCTAAACCCGTTGTACTCGACCAATTCAACCCGAAAGACAGCAGCTTTACGACCGTGCCTGCTAAGCGGGAGATTTCGGTGCGGCATTTGCTGACACACATGTCGGGCATCAATTATAATGTCATCTCCAGCGACGAACGTCTGAGGGCCATTTATACCAAAGCAGGAATTGTGGATGCCTTTACCACCGAAAATCTCAAAATCGGAGATAACATCCAAAAACTGGCCAAACTTCCGCTCAATCATCAACCCGGCGAAAAATGGACCTACGGCTTAAGCGTTGATGTACTAGGGTATTTGGTGGAAATTGCGTCTGGAATGACCCTCGACCAGTTTTTTCAGCAACGAATTTTTGCCCCGCTGGGCATGAAAGACACCTACTTTTACCTACCAGATTCCAAAAAAGACCGTTTGGTCCCGCTGTATTCGGAAGATAAAGACAAGAAGTTGGTTAAAGGCACAACCAACTCATTATCGGCAAACCCCAATTATCCGATTGAGGGAGCCAAAACCTTTTATTCGGGCGGCGGTGGCCTATCAAGCACGGCCTACGACTATGCCATTTTCCTTCATATGCTCCTTAATGGTGGGGTATACAACGGTAAACGATTGCTGAGCCGCAAAGCCGTGGAGCTTTTTACCAACACCAACCAAAGCGGAACATTGTTTCCAGATCCGCGCAGCTATTTCAGTTTGGGTTTCAGCGTAATCGGCGAAGCTGGGCGCTCAAAAGGCTTGGGCAGCGTGGGCACATTCAGTTGGGGCGGCGCATTCAGTACCAACTATTTTGCCGACCCCAAAGAAAAAATTTGCGCCGTCATTATGAAACAAATGTGGCCTACCAGCTATGGTGGCGAAATTGACCGTAAGTTTGAAATGATGATTTATCAATCTTTGGACGATTAA
- a CDS encoding TonB family protein has translation MKFTLILWVSTLLSLTAYGQTVYPEREVDKAAQPQGGFAYLQQFVKDNLQMPFQARLQSVQGRVFMSGIVETDGSVSGLKIIKGIHPLCDTEALRVVGLYRAWEPALKDTKPVRQDFNFFVVFPDMPVTNYDSTSQRLVDYFNEKFQFTQDPTEYHFRRYIPVDKNGLVRDDVVFEELKKKEWKPFLSVPFKRDSLMYKIVNETMTDSIPAYQLTVRDKDWNSYVPETIVQKNGQLLSTKEKQGNKVVSSAEYYANGALQERQIVDGKNEKIQTWYDNGQLKEVRLQELPDPTKPAGITVIDLWSREGNVWVKGGNGWGVYRTKVQKDQWIIEQGAFENGKKVGKWIAKRPDSTLYYEETYDKGKLVQGRLMLDGTEHTYTEVQELPQFSGGLSALAMFLGRNINYPKAAARKNISGKVFISFVVCEDGSLCDYELLKGIGGGCDEEALRVVKGMSGKWFPGTERGQKVRVKYNLPVSFVLE, from the coding sequence ATGAAATTCACTTTGATTCTATGGGTGTCTACCCTGCTCTCGCTTACTGCTTACGGTCAGACCGTTTATCCCGAACGTGAAGTAGACAAAGCGGCTCAACCCCAAGGCGGGTTTGCGTATTTGCAGCAATTCGTCAAGGATAATTTGCAGATGCCTTTTCAGGCACGGCTTCAATCGGTACAAGGGCGCGTGTTTATGAGTGGTATTGTAGAAACCGACGGCAGCGTGTCTGGCCTAAAAATCATCAAAGGCATTCATCCACTTTGTGATACCGAAGCGCTGAGGGTTGTGGGGCTTTATCGGGCGTGGGAACCTGCCCTTAAAGACACAAAGCCCGTTCGTCAGGATTTCAATTTTTTCGTTGTTTTCCCCGATATGCCCGTCACAAATTATGACAGCACCAGCCAACGACTGGTGGATTATTTTAACGAAAAATTCCAGTTTACGCAAGACCCCACCGAGTACCATTTTCGGAGATACATTCCCGTTGATAAAAACGGCCTTGTAAGGGATGATGTGGTTTTTGAAGAGTTGAAGAAAAAAGAATGGAAGCCTTTTTTGTCGGTGCCGTTTAAGAGAGATTCATTGATGTACAAGATTGTCAATGAAACAATGACCGATTCGATTCCAGCTTATCAGTTGACAGTCAGGGACAAAGATTGGAATTCGTACGTGCCCGAAACGATTGTTCAGAAAAATGGACAACTATTGTCCACCAAAGAAAAACAGGGCAATAAGGTTGTTTCCTCTGCTGAATATTACGCCAACGGTGCCTTGCAGGAACGGCAGATAGTAGACGGGAAAAACGAAAAGATACAGACGTGGTATGATAACGGCCAACTGAAAGAAGTTCGGTTACAGGAGTTGCCCGACCCGACAAAGCCGGCGGGAATCACTGTCATTGATTTGTGGTCTCGGGAAGGTAACGTCTGGGTTAAAGGTGGGAATGGTTGGGGTGTTTATAGAACTAAGGTTCAAAAAGACCAATGGATCATCGAACAGGGCGCTTTTGAAAATGGGAAGAAGGTAGGAAAATGGATTGCCAAACGTCCCGACAGCACGCTCTATTATGAAGAAACCTACGATAAAGGTAAATTGGTACAGGGACGTTTGATGTTGGACGGTACTGAACACACCTACACCGAAGTACAGGAACTTCCGCAGTTTTCGGGCGGGCTTTCGGCTTTGGCAATGTTTTTAGGGAGAAATATCAACTACCCTAAAGCGGCGGCCCGAAAAAATATTTCAGGAAAAGTCTTCATCTCTTTTGTGGTATGCGAAGACGGCTCTTTGTGTGATTATGAGTTGCTCAAAGGAATCGGCGGCGGTTGCGACGAAGAGGCCCTGCGGGTGGTCAAAGGAATGAGCGGTAAGTGGTTTCCTGGCACGGAGCGCGGTCAAAAAGTGAGAGTAAAGTATAATTTGCCCGTCAGTTTTGTTCTTGAATGA
- a CDS encoding mandelate racemase/muconate lactonizing enzyme family protein: MKKLLDRFKLPDTHAQSESKRRDFLKKGMLGGLSLGLMLDGKHEQEMEYITQKVKRDSKPADLKITDIRIAHLQGVPFKSPIIRIDTNQGLVGWGEVRDGASPNYALMLKSRLLGQNPCNVEKIFKEIKQFGGHGRAAGGVCGVEMALWDLAGKAYNVPVYQMLGGKYRDEIRMYADTPEITDPTNFAKKLKETRLDKGYTFLKMDFGIGLLADKPGMLTGANVWKLNQRDNKTKTVGNYGATKHPFTRIQITDKGLDYIAEYVSKIREGVGYEIPVSADHFGHFDVNTAIRLGKAVEKYQLAWLEDLVPWFYTDQWKQISDAIDTPTLTGEDIYLKEEFIKLINAKAVDMIHPDLASSGGILETKKIGDYAEEHGIPMAMHFAGSPISFMANVHCAAATENFVALEHHGVDVPGWEDIVTGSKPLVVNGFAPVPNKPGLGVELNEEGAKRFLMKDQKWFAPTDEWNTKDSWDRDWS, from the coding sequence ATGAAAAAATTATTAGACCGATTCAAGCTCCCTGATACCCACGCCCAATCCGAAAGCAAGCGCCGCGATTTTCTAAAAAAAGGCATGTTAGGTGGATTGTCATTAGGGTTAATGCTGGATGGTAAACACGAGCAGGAAATGGAATACATTACGCAAAAAGTAAAGCGTGATTCTAAACCTGCCGATCTTAAAATTACAGATATACGCATCGCGCATTTGCAGGGAGTGCCGTTCAAAAGCCCCATCATCCGGATTGATACCAACCAAGGCTTAGTAGGTTGGGGAGAAGTACGCGATGGAGCAAGTCCCAACTATGCACTTATGCTCAAAAGCCGCTTGCTGGGCCAAAACCCCTGCAACGTTGAAAAGATTTTTAAAGAAATCAAGCAATTTGGCGGACACGGACGGGCGGCTGGTGGAGTGTGCGGCGTAGAAATGGCACTGTGGGATTTGGCCGGTAAAGCTTACAACGTACCTGTCTATCAAATGTTGGGTGGAAAATACCGCGATGAAATTCGGATGTATGCCGATACGCCAGAGATTACCGACCCCACCAACTTTGCTAAAAAACTAAAAGAAACCCGTTTGGATAAAGGCTATACCTTCCTTAAAATGGACTTTGGGATTGGCCTGTTGGCTGATAAGCCCGGAATGCTGACGGGCGCCAACGTTTGGAAACTCAACCAACGCGACAATAAAACCAAAACCGTGGGTAACTATGGAGCTACCAAACACCCTTTTACCCGTATTCAAATTACCGATAAGGGATTGGATTATATTGCCGAATACGTAAGCAAGATTCGCGAAGGAGTGGGGTACGAAATCCCTGTTTCAGCCGACCACTTTGGGCACTTTGACGTCAACACGGCCATTCGTCTTGGCAAAGCCGTTGAAAAATACCAATTGGCGTGGCTCGAAGACCTTGTGCCTTGGTTTTATACCGACCAATGGAAGCAAATTTCGGACGCCATCGACACGCCAACGCTGACGGGAGAGGACATTTACCTCAAAGAAGAATTTATCAAACTCATCAACGCCAAAGCCGTTGACATGATTCACCCCGATTTGGCCTCTTCTGGCGGAATTTTGGAGACCAAGAAAATTGGCGATTACGCCGAAGAGCACGGCATTCCGATGGCAATGCACTTTGCAGGCAGCCCGATTTCGTTCATGGCCAATGTTCATTGCGCCGCTGCTACCGAAAACTTCGTTGCACTTGAGCACCACGGTGTGGATGTACCTGGCTGGGAAGACATTGTAACGGGCAGTAAACCACTCGTGGTCAACGGATTTGCCCCCGTACCTAACAAACCGGGCTTGGGCGTGGAGCTTAACGAAGAAGGAGCAAAACGCTTCTTGATGAAAGACCAAAAATGGTTTGCCCCGACCGACGAATGGAACACCAAAGATTCGTGGGACCGGGATTGGAGCTAG
- a CDS encoding RraA family protein has translation MKKLIILFSLLATQVTLLAQIQAPKELIQFYTQEWKGERFPDGRPKVPDEIVKRLANVSIEEAWGIMRGDGYNNQFEGNFQIIHPEKPLVGRVLTAQYMPARPDMEKPIKEKGKAEGRKGASNSWPIDALQINDVYVADGFGKIVDGTLIGDNLGNSIYAKSKTGVVFDGSVRDLEGLSAIDGFVGFTRGYDPSAIKDMIMTCINCPIRIGRASVLPGDLVLGKPEGVIFIPAHLAEKVVNRAEFIALQDEFGHKMLRENKFTPGEIDMKWSEPIKTAFREHLKTRSGKVYLTAEQIEAFLARE, from the coding sequence ATGAAAAAGCTAATTATACTTTTCTCACTTCTTGCTACTCAGGTCACACTACTTGCTCAAATCCAAGCTCCCAAAGAGCTTATCCAATTTTATACCCAAGAATGGAAAGGCGAACGCTTCCCTGATGGTCGCCCCAAAGTGCCCGATGAGATTGTAAAACGCCTAGCCAATGTATCTATTGAAGAGGCTTGGGGGATTATGCGCGGCGATGGGTACAACAATCAGTTTGAAGGAAATTTTCAAATCATTCACCCCGAAAAGCCGCTTGTCGGGCGCGTGCTGACGGCTCAATACATGCCTGCTCGTCCCGACATGGAAAAGCCCATCAAAGAAAAAGGAAAAGCTGAAGGGCGAAAAGGAGCCTCTAATTCGTGGCCAATTGACGCCCTCCAAATCAATGACGTATACGTGGCCGACGGTTTCGGAAAAATTGTGGACGGAACCCTCATCGGCGATAACCTCGGCAACTCAATTTATGCCAAATCCAAAACGGGTGTGGTGTTTGACGGTAGTGTGCGCGACTTGGAAGGCTTAAGCGCCATTGATGGGTTTGTCGGCTTTACGCGCGGCTACGACCCATCGGCTATCAAAGACATGATAATGACTTGTATCAACTGCCCTATCCGTATTGGTCGAGCGTCGGTATTGCCGGGAGATTTAGTCTTGGGAAAACCCGAAGGCGTGATTTTTATTCCAGCGCATTTGGCCGAAAAAGTAGTAAACAGAGCAGAGTTTATTGCCCTTCAAGATGAATTTGGCCATAAAATGCTCCGTGAAAATAAATTTACGCCTGGTGAGATTGACATGAAATGGTCGGAACCAATCAAAACTGCTTTCCGCGAGCACCTCAAAACCCGTTCTGGTAAAGTGTACCTGACTGCAGAGCAGATTGAAGCGTTTTTGGCGAGGGAATAA
- a CDS encoding DUF5690 family protein, producing MKKPSEFRLMVWGSTAAFCAYACMYAFRRGITAATFDGLVFWGINYKIWLITLQVLGYAFSKLIGIKVVSEMKPAQRAMYLLAFVGFAELALLGFAVVPAPYNIPFLFLNGLPLGMVYGTVLGFLEGRRQTDALVAGLTASFIFASGFVKTIGKTLLNSGVSEFWMPFTTGLLFAVPLVLAVWALAKLPAPTAEDRAERTERAPMNAADRSRFIKTFSVGLITLIVSYVFLTAFRDFRDNFAPEILKLAGVDNPLIFTQTETFVSVFILLLMATLRWVKDNWKAFYLINLLLIAGGITVGVSTWMFQQGMLSPGVWFTLTGVGLYLAYVPCNGLYFERFVASFKYVSTVSFVVTLADWWGYLGTVGVLLYKNFGQPNISFLDFFIYGAYVLAVVYVVLVVISFGYFKRKYKTMQPEVVS from the coding sequence ATGAAAAAACCTTCTGAATTTCGCCTCATGGTATGGGGGTCTACTGCTGCTTTTTGTGCCTATGCCTGTATGTACGCTTTTCGAAGGGGGATCACAGCCGCCACGTTTGACGGGTTGGTTTTTTGGGGTATCAATTATAAAATCTGGTTGATTACGCTGCAAGTATTGGGCTATGCCTTTTCCAAACTTATTGGTATAAAGGTAGTTTCAGAAATGAAACCCGCCCAACGTGCCATGTATTTATTGGCTTTTGTGGGATTTGCAGAGTTAGCTTTATTAGGATTTGCCGTCGTTCCAGCCCCTTACAATATCCCTTTTTTGTTCTTGAACGGGCTTCCGTTGGGCATGGTTTATGGCACCGTATTGGGCTTTTTGGAGGGGCGTCGCCAAACGGATGCGTTGGTGGCTGGGCTTACTGCCTCGTTTATTTTTGCTTCAGGATTTGTCAAAACCATTGGTAAAACGTTGTTAAATTCGGGCGTATCAGAGTTTTGGATGCCGTTTACGACGGGTTTGCTATTTGCGGTTCCGTTGGTGTTGGCGGTTTGGGCATTGGCAAAATTACCTGCCCCAACGGCCGAGGACCGCGCTGAGCGCACCGAGCGCGCCCCCATGAATGCCGCCGACCGCAGCCGCTTTATCAAAACCTTTTCGGTTGGGCTGATTACCTTAATTGTATCTTATGTTTTTCTGACCGCGTTCCGTGATTTCCGTGACAATTTTGCTCCCGAAATATTAAAACTCGCTGGTGTGGATAACCCGTTGATTTTTACCCAAACCGAAACTTTTGTATCGGTCTTTATTTTGCTACTGATGGCTACGCTGCGTTGGGTAAAAGACAATTGGAAGGCGTTTTATCTCATCAATCTACTGTTGATTGCGGGCGGAATTACGGTCGGCGTCAGTACGTGGATGTTTCAGCAGGGTATGCTATCGCCGGGCGTGTGGTTTACGCTGACGGGTGTGGGACTGTATTTAGCCTATGTACCTTGCAACGGCCTTTATTTTGAGCGTTTTGTGGCTTCTTTCAAGTACGTTAGTACGGTGAGTTTTGTGGTAACACTGGCTGATTGGTGGGGGTATTTGGGGACGGTGGGCGTATTGCTCTACAAAAACTTCGGCCAACCCAACATCAGTTTTCTGGACTTCTTTATCTACGGCGCCTATGTTTTGGCGGTAGTGTATGTGGTATTGGTGGTGATTTCGTTTGGGTATTTTAAGCGGAAGTACAAAACCATGCAACCTGAAGTTGTCAGCTAA